In a single window of the Mus musculus strain C57BL/6J chromosome 6, GRCm38.p6 C57BL/6J genome:
- the Asns gene encoding asparagine synthetase [glutamine-hydrolyzing], whose amino-acid sequence MCGIWALFGSDDCLSVQCLSAMKIAHRGPDAFRFENVNGYTNCCFGFHRLAVVDPLFGMQPIRVRKYPYLWLCYNGEIYNHKALQQRFEFEYQTNVDGEIILHLYDKGGIEKTICMLDGVFAFILLDTANKKVFLGRDTYGVRPLFKAMTEDGFLAVCSEAKGLVSLKHSTTPFLKVEPFLPGHYEVLDLKPNGKVASVEMVKYHHCTDEPLHAIYDSVEKLFPGFDLETVKNNLRILFDNAIKKRLMTDRRIGCLLSGGLDSSLVAASLLKQLKEAQVQYPLQTFAIGMEDSPDLLAARKVANYIGSEHHEVLFNSEEGIQALDEVIFSLETYDITTVRASVGMYLISKYIRKNTDSVVIFSGEGSDELTQGYIYFHKAPSPEKAEEESERLLKELYLFDVLRADRTTAAHGLELRVPFLDHRFSSYYLSLPPDMRIPKNGIEKHLLRETFEDCNLLPKEILWRPKEAFSDGITSVKNSWFKILQDYVEHQVDDEMMSAASQKFPFNTPKTKEGYFYRQIFERHYPGRADWLTHYWMPKWINATDPSARTLTHYKSAAKA is encoded by the exons ATGTGTGGCATCTGGGCCCTCTTCGGCAGCGATGACTGCCTTTCCGTGCAGTGTCTGAGTGCGATGAAGATCGCGCACAGGGGGCCAGATGCATTTCGCTTTGAGAATGTCAATGGATACACCAACTGCTGCTTTGGCTTTCACCGCTTGGCTGTGGTTGACCCGCTGTTTGGAATGCAGCCGATAAGAGTGAGGAAATACCCTTATTTGTGGCTCTGTTACAATGGTGAAATCTACAACCACAAGGCG CTACAGCAACGTTTTGAATTTGAATATCAGACCAATGTGGATGGTGAGATTATCCTCCACCTCTATGACAAAGGAGGCATCGAGAAAACCATCTGTATGCTGGACGGGGTGTTTGCATTCATCTTACTGGACACTGCCAATAAGAAAGTATTTCTGGGCAGAGACACCTATGGAGTCAGGCCCTTGTTTAAAGCCATGACAGAAGATGGGTTTCTGGCTGTGTGTTCAGAAGCTAAAG GCCTTGTTTCCTTAAAACACTCCACCACTCCCTTCTTAAAAGTGGAGCCCTTCCTTCCTGGACACTATGAAGTTTTGGATTTAAAACCAAATGGCAAAGTTGCGTCTGTGGAAATGGTCAAATACCATCACTGTACGGATGAACCATTGCATGCCATCTATGACAGCGTGGAGaaactcttcccag GCTTTGACCTAGAGACCGTGAAGAACAATCTGCGTATCCTTTTTGACAACGCTATCAAGAAACGCTTGATGACAGACCGGAGGATTGGCTGCCTTTTATCAG GGGGCCTGGACTCGAGCTTGGTTGCTGCCTCTCTGCTGAAGCAACTCAAGGAGGCCCAAGTTCAGTATCCTCTCCAGACATTTGCTATTGGCATGGAGGACAGCCCCGATCTCCTGGCCGCTAGAAAG GTGGCAAATTATATTGGAAGCGAGCATCATGAAGTCCTTTTTAACTCTGAAGAAGGCATTCAGGCCCTGGATGAAGTCATATTTTCCTTGGAAACTTATGATATTACGACAGTTCGGGCATCTGTGG GCATGTATTTAATTTCCAAGTATATTCGGAAGAACACAGACAGCGTGGTGATCTTCTCCGGAGAGGGGTCAGATGAACTTACACAGGGCTATATATATTTCCACAAG GCTCCTTCCCCTGAGAAGGCCGAGGAGGAGAGTGAGAGACTGCTGAAGGAACTCTACCTGTTTGATGTTCTCCGGGCCGACCGCACTACTGCTGCACACGG TCTCGAACTGAGAGTCCCCTTTCTGGATCATCGGTTTTCTTCCTATTACCTGTCTCTGCCGCCAGATATGAGAATTCCAAAA AATGGCATAGAAAAACATCTCCTGAGAGAGACTTTTGAGGACTGCAACCTGCTACCCAAAGAGATTCTCTGGCGACCCAAAGAAGCCTTCAGTGATGGGATCACCTCAGTCAAGAACTCCTGGTTCAAGATTTTGCAGGACTATGTTGAACATCAG GTTGATGATGAGATGATGTCTGCAGCCTCCCAGAAGTTTCCCTTCAATACTCCCAAAACTAAGGAAGGCTACTTCTACCGTCAGATCTTTGAACGCCATTACCCAGGCCGGGCTGATTGGCTGACTCATTATTGGATGCCTAAGTGGATCAATGCTACTGACCCTTCTGCCCGCACTCTGACCCATTATAAGTCAGCTGCCAAAGCTTAG